A genomic window from Streptomyces broussonetiae includes:
- the murJ gene encoding murein biosynthesis integral membrane protein MurJ has product MVTGERTTARHARPKAEAGVGRSSVLMAGGTVVSRATGLVRQVLQGAALGTGLLATTYNTANTVPTSLYTLLIGGALNAVLVPQLVRARATHADGGRAYEQRLVTLVVSVLAVGTVLAVWAAPEIVSLYIRDTPKEHDAFRLTVVFARFLLPQIFFYGLFAIYGQVLNAREKFGAMMWTPVLNNVVLVTMFGIYLGMMTVPRTVAEVTDAQVRWLGVGTTLGIAVQALALVPFARAAGFRFRPRFDWRGAGLGSGVHAAKWTLLFVLTNLVGLTVVTNYANAADTQLPDAGVGYTAYSYAQTIWMLPQSIVTVSLVTALLPRMSRAAAEGRSADLRADLSRALRVSGVVIVPAAFVFTALGPDIATLLFAHGAADAASARPLGHMLQAFGLGLIPFSAQYLLLRGFYAFEDTRTPFFMAVWTQVVNIVLATACHLLLSARWAVTGMAGAYAVSYLVGLVLTARLLARRTGGRLDDGTLRGTYTKLLCAGAGGAVAGWAAARGCAGVLNGTAGAVLTTLAGVLALLLVFLLLARVLKVGELRRLPGFR; this is encoded by the coding sequence ATGGTGACGGGGGAGAGAACCACCGCGCGGCACGCGAGACCCAAAGCGGAAGCGGGGGTCGGGCGGTCGTCCGTGCTGATGGCGGGCGGGACCGTCGTGTCGCGGGCGACCGGGCTGGTCCGGCAGGTGCTGCAAGGCGCTGCCCTCGGCACCGGGCTGCTCGCCACCACGTACAACACGGCCAACACCGTGCCCACCAGCCTCTACACCCTGCTGATCGGCGGTGCGCTGAACGCCGTGCTGGTGCCGCAGCTGGTGCGGGCCCGGGCCACGCATGCGGATGGCGGGCGGGCGTACGAGCAGCGGCTCGTGACCCTCGTCGTCAGCGTGCTGGCCGTCGGGACCGTGCTCGCCGTATGGGCGGCGCCGGAGATCGTGAGCCTGTACATAAGGGACACGCCCAAGGAGCACGACGCGTTCCGGTTGACCGTCGTCTTCGCCCGGTTCCTGCTGCCGCAGATCTTCTTCTACGGCCTCTTCGCCATCTACGGTCAGGTCCTGAACGCCCGTGAGAAGTTCGGCGCGATGATGTGGACGCCCGTCCTCAACAACGTCGTGCTCGTGACGATGTTCGGCATCTACCTCGGGATGATGACCGTCCCCCGTACGGTCGCCGAGGTCACCGACGCGCAGGTCCGCTGGCTCGGAGTCGGTACGACCCTCGGGATCGCCGTGCAGGCCCTCGCCCTCGTCCCCTTCGCCCGCGCCGCCGGATTCCGTTTCCGGCCCCGGTTCGACTGGCGGGGGGCGGGGCTCGGCTCGGGGGTCCACGCGGCCAAGTGGACCCTGCTGTTCGTGCTGACCAACCTGGTGGGGCTCACCGTCGTCACCAACTACGCCAACGCCGCCGACACTCAGCTGCCGGACGCGGGGGTCGGTTACACCGCGTACAGCTACGCGCAGACCATCTGGATGCTGCCCCAGTCCATCGTCACCGTGTCCCTGGTCACCGCCCTGCTGCCGCGGATGAGCAGGGCGGCGGCCGAGGGGCGGAGTGCCGACCTGCGCGCAGATCTGTCCCGGGCGCTGCGGGTCAGCGGCGTGGTGATCGTCCCGGCCGCCTTCGTGTTCACCGCGCTCGGGCCGGACATCGCCACCCTCCTGTTCGCGCACGGTGCCGCCGACGCCGCCTCGGCCCGGCCGCTCGGCCACATGCTCCAGGCCTTCGGGCTCGGGCTGATCCCGTTCTCCGCGCAGTACCTGCTGCTGCGCGGTTTCTACGCCTTCGAGGACACGCGTACGCCGTTCTTCATGGCCGTGTGGACCCAGGTGGTGAACATCGTGCTCGCCACTGCCTGTCATCTGCTGCTGTCCGCGCGGTGGGCGGTCACCGGCATGGCCGGCGCCTACGCCGTCTCCTACCTCGTCGGCCTCGTCCTCACCGCCCGGCTGCTGGCCCGCCGCACCGGCGGCCGTCTCGACGACGGCACCCTGCGCGGCACGTACACCAAGCTGCTGTGCGCCGGTGCGGGGGGCGCGGTGGCGGGCTGGGCGGCGGCGCGGGGCTGTGCCGGTGTGCTGAACGGGACGGCGGGGGCGGTCCTGACGACCTTGGCGGGCGTGCTCGCCCTCTTGCTCGTCTTCCTTCTGCTGGCGCGGGTGCTGAAGGTCGGCGAACTGCGGCGTCTTCCGGGATTCCGCTGA
- a CDS encoding RNase A-like domain-containing protein, whose translation MGSRPSDAERRQERDQLKTTAPDSGGGFDLKPPHLYYTSAVVRDGQFDYDKGATTLVSALNKYSQSAGTGSGPDAFAKAYMQIAEKFTEVWAASVVSVGGVAVGLTLTANNYQAADWASRGMCGPPPRRTPPVVIDKAPDYGKINDIKWSGTGQDADSWAISGALGEIPDFIAGAIRPAIEYGLNLGKTHEITPGAREDDLKGMASAWQEAGKTSLKAGDNFTSAIEYMTDPQGNNEWQSAMKSFCQSIWGTTPWGQTRDAQGKTTQQGGRSWETSGTVAPDQRRPILEVLQHTADTLQKTCSDLVQAAQTCRQTTSGLAKKAAQGMVKELTSGNPLEILELAGPQMFATLVWTFRKHMDREAADKAVEIYQQKFHEAATTLLALEWELDEALRSAPTFVSEEARAEGFGSRSLHEFKNEHQYTVDQDEKNHFFPIDLASDEGLYGGHSIEKHVGLTDDQLRARLRDDSSASSASSFKDLTSAQRYTQAALDDVDNADRIEKWIESVKKKQKNNPNYDPNNSKIQPPVELSFNDVTGSTVSGADYAQNGDRAQASDTHKVRVVLRYRDGLNPPFIVVTSMPVN comes from the coding sequence ATGGGATCCCGTCCGAGCGACGCCGAGCGCCGGCAGGAACGGGACCAACTCAAAACGACGGCACCCGACTCCGGCGGCGGCTTCGACCTGAAGCCGCCGCACCTCTACTACACCTCGGCCGTGGTGCGCGACGGGCAGTTCGACTACGACAAGGGCGCCACGACGCTGGTGAGCGCCCTCAACAAGTACAGCCAGTCGGCGGGCACGGGATCGGGGCCCGACGCCTTCGCCAAGGCCTATATGCAGATCGCCGAGAAGTTCACCGAGGTCTGGGCGGCCAGTGTGGTGAGCGTTGGCGGCGTCGCTGTCGGCCTGACCCTGACGGCCAACAACTACCAGGCGGCAGACTGGGCTTCGCGAGGCATGTGCGGTCCCCCGCCCCGCCGCACGCCGCCCGTCGTCATCGACAAGGCGCCCGACTACGGGAAGATCAACGACATCAAATGGTCCGGGACCGGCCAGGACGCCGACTCATGGGCGATTTCCGGAGCCCTTGGCGAGATCCCCGACTTCATCGCGGGCGCCATCCGGCCCGCCATCGAATACGGCCTGAATCTGGGCAAGACTCATGAAATAACCCCCGGTGCCCGCGAAGATGACCTCAAAGGCATGGCAAGCGCATGGCAGGAGGCCGGAAAAACGTCACTGAAAGCCGGTGACAATTTCACGTCCGCCATCGAGTACATGACGGACCCCCAGGGCAACAACGAGTGGCAGAGCGCGATGAAGTCCTTCTGCCAGTCGATCTGGGGGACCACCCCTTGGGGACAGACCCGTGACGCACAGGGGAAGACCACTCAGCAGGGCGGCCGCAGTTGGGAGACTTCGGGGACCGTCGCACCGGATCAGCGCCGACCGATCCTGGAGGTTCTGCAGCACACCGCCGACACCCTGCAGAAGACCTGTTCCGACCTGGTCCAGGCCGCACAGACGTGCCGGCAGACCACCAGCGGTCTCGCCAAGAAGGCCGCCCAGGGGATGGTGAAGGAGCTGACCAGCGGGAACCCGCTGGAGATACTCGAACTCGCGGGCCCTCAGATGTTCGCGACGCTGGTCTGGACGTTCCGGAAGCACATGGACCGAGAAGCGGCGGACAAAGCTGTCGAGATCTACCAGCAGAAGTTCCACGAAGCCGCCACCACGCTGCTCGCCCTGGAGTGGGAACTGGACGAAGCGCTCAGAAGCGCGCCCACATTCGTCTCCGAGGAGGCCAGGGCCGAAGGCTTCGGCAGCCGATCCCTCCACGAATTCAAGAACGAACACCAATACACAGTCGACCAGGACGAGAAGAACCACTTCTTTCCGATTGACCTGGCCAGCGACGAAGGACTGTACGGCGGCCATTCCATCGAAAAGCACGTGGGCCTGACCGACGACCAGCTCAGGGCGCGACTCCGAGACGACTCAAGCGCCAGCTCGGCCTCAAGTTTCAAGGACCTGACATCCGCCCAGCGATACACCCAGGCCGCCCTCGACGACGTCGACAACGCCGACCGGATCGAGAAATGGATTGAAAGCGTCAAGAAGAAGCAGAAGAACAATCCCAACTATGACCCGAACAACTCAAAGATCCAGCCCCCTGTCGAGCTTTCTTTCAACGACGTGACCGGCTCAACCGTCAGCGGTGCCGACTACGCACAGAACGGCGACCGAGCCCAGGCGAGCGACACTCACAAAGTCCGGGTTGTACTAAGATACCGCGACGGACTCAATCCTCCGTTCATCGTTGTCACCTCCATGCCGGTGAACTGA
- a CDS encoding WXG100 family type VII secretion target has protein sequence MSTGSGPADDHISVSFSTLQELTVELEDILKKLNGKLDDLYDRVEPVVLSWKGEAREIFVQKLDEWDRSAQDLQAAQKWLHQYVTTGHANYTAAHKAVLRGWGAA, from the coding sequence ATGTCGACCGGATCCGGTCCTGCCGACGACCACATATCGGTGTCCTTCAGCACACTGCAGGAACTCACCGTCGAGCTGGAGGACATCCTCAAGAAGCTCAACGGCAAGCTCGACGACCTCTACGACCGTGTCGAGCCCGTCGTCCTGTCCTGGAAGGGCGAGGCCCGCGAGATCTTCGTCCAGAAGCTCGACGAATGGGACCGCTCCGCCCAGGACCTCCAGGCGGCACAGAAGTGGCTCCATCAGTACGTCACCACCGGCCACGCCAACTACACGGCTGCTCACAAGGCGGTCCTGCGCGGCTGGGGGGCGGCCTGA
- a CDS encoding WXG100 family type VII secretion target has product MVRGAGPEHDARAGLRVSSKDLTRLAEDLDDMQDHLDKQVRRMDELVDRIEAGWRGPAATTYRQFHRAAAEDAVRIREVMKQLEEAVRLSRDGFSATDLGVLERMRGIHVDIDSEVARLSTPDGEAGATDGPSQPRSSLDSY; this is encoded by the coding sequence ATGGTTCGGGGTGCAGGACCTGAGCACGACGCAAGAGCCGGCCTACGCGTCTCGTCCAAGGACCTGACAAGGCTCGCGGAGGACCTCGACGACATGCAGGACCATCTCGACAAACAGGTCCGGCGCATGGACGAGCTGGTCGACCGCATCGAGGCCGGCTGGCGCGGGCCGGCGGCCACGACGTACCGGCAGTTCCACCGGGCGGCCGCCGAGGACGCCGTGCGCATCCGTGAGGTGATGAAGCAGCTGGAGGAGGCTGTACGGCTCAGCCGGGACGGCTTCTCCGCAACGGATCTGGGCGTGCTCGAGCGCATGCGTGGCATCCATGTCGACATCGACAGCGAAGTGGCCAGGCTGTCCACCCCGGACGGGGAGGCCGGGGCGACCGACGGACCGTCGCAACCGCGCAGCAGTCTCGACTCGTACTGA